tatagatatttggtaatattatttcaaatttggaaacttaaaaaatattgcacacaaaaaattccaaaaatgtgaattataatattttgttggtactcttatttatttttatttatttggaaatttgctacaatatattttctctctcacacatcTCTCACGTCTCCTAATTAAAGTTACAAATGAACTAAATGCTTTTCctcatacataattttttttatttttgtcaacttatccaaatatgatttttattccTTTGTTGGAGATATTTGTAAAGATTTCGATATATTTAGCAATTAGGtccttataattatatatatatacatatatatatatgtatttggtataaatgtatttttaattcctTAAATATGGTTAAAGTGTAACTGTAATATATTATTCCCAAATTAATGCACCAACCAcgttatcaataatttatacgaaaatgtttaattataattaacccAGTTTTGATGATTAAATACTTGTGAGACAGTGGTGGGATTAATTGTGAGCTGGCACTCATTTCGTGCACAAATCACATGTACCTTATTTAATCAcgctcaattattttattgcagGATGTATATGATAAAGATGTATGTATTCAGGgggaatattatatataatatgtatatatatgaatgcatacatcttttgatatttatttttaatatccatTATGTTATTCCCTTTTGTATCCCCCATGatgatttgtaattataatagttatggtgtattttgtaattacaattttggtgatctataaataccaccatgtattttatttgtaggGGAAGTTTTAGAGAGAATAAGAAACTGATTTGGaggaaatacatatattaatttttttatattatagtaGGAATGATAGAccaataaacttaaaatttctcTAAATTTATATCAGGTTTATAACTATTGGTGCTTTCTCATTTTCCGTTGAGGAAAGGATGGGAAGGCGACATTAAATTCCCCCACTTCCTCGCCCGCttttaattacatttgaaCTCTCtctagaaatataaaattatatttttaaaattgcactTACATTCCATTTGAAAAGTCATCGTTTACACttgactttttttaattaggatttagacgaaaaatactgattttagcaaaataattaaataaaatttttaattttacccctcatgTAACACTcttgtgtaataattttgtacttaaaggaaaaaaggtaATAATGTTATCCTTGCtccatatatagatattatatttattccattAAGTACAAAagtatacataaaaatattaaataaagaaaaaaattaaaaaattatataatttcttttgctgacatcaatatttttcatccaaacctaACGAAAGAGAGGATTCAgtgtaaataaagaattttcagatgggatgtaaatataatttttaaagtttttgggataaagtataatttcgtattttttaaagggctgtacttataattaaccTAATTGAAATATATCGAGACATCATTATCTAGAAACATATTGAGAAATTCATAGTAAAagtactttttctttttttatcttttataataagattcagttaattattacatcaattacccaatacatttaaatacaaatttatataaagacTTGTGAAAACATTGATGTTGGATTCTTATAAAATCTGACGCAATCAAATCGATGATACGTCTCCTTCCGTTAGCAGAATTTTCAAGAGACCTAAGcctgaaattatattttcaaaaaaagatatatatagcaaaaaatcaatatttttatacatttttccacaaaaaaatGCTTTATGTGACGAttattgagaaattacataagTTGGATAGTGGAccgtattaaaaaaatgccaTGCATAGATAAGTTGTAGGTACCTACGTCTTATGTTATGCACACTTGTGCAATGAAGGATAGAAACTGTCAAGTGATAAGTAGTGGCCACGGCCTATCTCAAGCCACTCCGACTGCAAAATAACATATGAGACATAAACACTCTGTAGATAATCCGTCCCCACGCCTTGTGTTATGTTCGCTGCAGTTCTTAAGTCTTTATTTGCAGAAGCCCTCTAAAATTATGGCGTGACCACAACttatcaaaaactaaaaaaagttAGCCAAAACCATTTGTGTAATTAACGAGTTAAATGCCTTTTATCCTTGCAAAAATACTAATAGTCATAAAATCTTctttaaaaagacaaaagaaaaaagacaattTGTGCTCGgaacttttgaaaaagaagcaaacTGCCTTCTATGTCATGGAGTGATGTCGCCAGTTTTTGGAGTAGCTTTAAATATTGCCATCAGAACGAACATTATTAACAAAGTATGAAAAGGCCAACGAGGTCTaaattaattggtaaaattCAAGCCTTATTTCTATAAGGTTATATATGCTCGAATTCCACAAACGTATAGTTATCCTATTTTAATGATAGtgttaatcagttatatatatttgatatcgACGAGAAGAGgtaaaacaaatgaaagaataaatttattgtgtaaGTTGCTGGATTTCCCAACAGATACAACATCAatatagtgtgtatgtttggagtTGGAGATGAAACAAAATGGAAAGTTGATTGAAAAGAGTGTATGTTTTGATCAAGGGAACTGAAATGAGCCACCAATCTGGTTCTGGTTAGCTCCACTGGGGGGATTTATGGCCACCCATAGCAGGGATATGGTGATGGCAATCAGCCCTGACCATACATACACAATGGTAGGTGTTCTTCCTCTTCTCCCCATCAGTCCCTTTGCAAAGGGGTAGAGATGTGCCAGCACCCAAAAGCTGAAGAACACTCCACCCAGGAGACGGCTCCATTGCGGTATAACGCTGTATATCGTCCGGCTAACGCCCACCGCTATTGCTATCAAGTTCACCATTATGATAACAATGGGAGGTATCATGAGGGATGTCCATTTCACCATGTAAAGATCAGCAAAGTCGTCGTCCTCGTCGTCCCCTGCTGATTTTGATGTCAAGGTGAAAGAGATTTCGACTCCAGCAATCACTTTCAGCAGCCCTTGGAAGACGGCAGCCAAGTGTGCGCTGGTCCCTCCGATCAGCCAGAATTGTTCATTCCTCCACCACTCCTCCAGCTCGATCCCGGACCATTTCACCTCCAGCACAGCAAGTGCACAGAGTGTCATGGTAATGATCAGGAGGTAGATCAAGAAAGTGACGTTCAGAGTTTGGACGATGAACTGGCCCGAGAAGAGAGATAGTGCAGGGAGAAAGCAGTAGACAATCAAGAAAACGGAGGTGAAAGGGTAGATTCCTACATTGAGGTATGCTATCCTTTGCAAGACCTTCATTCTTGAGCTTGCTAGAAAGGCATTGTTCCGCGAGAAGAATATCTCAACCGAACCGGTAGCCCAGCGGAGGACCTGATGGAGCCTATCTGTAAGGTTGATCGGTGCAGTCCCACGGAAGGCATCACGTTTTGTTACACAGTAAACTGATTTCCACCCCCTATTGTGCATCCTGTATCCTGTGACAACGTCTTCCGTAACAGACCCGTAAATCCACCCAACGCGTTGTCCCCATTCCGTTTTATCCTCGTACCAACAGGAGATGACACTTATTGCTTCGGCAATAGTTGATGCGTCAAGAGGTTCACGGGGTATGGTGAGGGCACCCGGAAGTCTTCCGTTCTTCACAGATGGATGATCAGCCAGAGGCCGGCCTTGAAACTCTGCCACTGGAATCGAATCAATAAGTAGATTTGAGTTGCCAAACATTTTTGGAGCAAGTGAAAGATTCATCTCTTCATCATCAGAATCGCCCATTCTCAAGGCTCTATTTTCTTCTGGTGTGTTAGCAATTGCAGCATGCTTCTTTCGATGGCCGAAGCAACAACTGCAGAAGCCAGCGCTGTGCTCTTTGGCACGAGGTGGATCAAAACCATAAAGTGCGATTCGCCTAAACAGGCATCCTGTTCCAACATAAACGGGACCCTGCAGCCCATCCAGAGCTCGCATATTGCCATCGAAGAAGACCGTATTCCTATTGGCATAACGATCAGATGGGTCAATACCCTCAAATCTCTGTGGGAACTGAACGTAGCAGATACGGTCGCCACCTCTGTCCATCATGAAACACATTCCTTCTCTCATGGCTTGTGAGTTATAGATGTAGTGGTCACAATCAAGGTTGAGAATGAAAGGTCCATTAGACATGATTGCGGAAGCACGGACTAGAGCGTTCATGGCACCTGCTTTCTTATTGTGATCATAGCCAGGCCGCTTTTCACGAGAAACATATACAAGCATTGGTAGACGGATATCAACACTGCTCACGTCTATCACACTGTACTCCTCGCCTATGCCACAAAGCGGTTCATCACTTGGCGGCTTCAGCATCACCTACatgataataagataattaactTTGTACCCACTGGTTACCCGTTGgagatatatacataaatatatatatatatatgtgtgtgtgtgtgtgtgtgtgtgttaattGATACCTGTATTATTCCTGCATGATCACCCTTTGAGTGGTCAGCTGCTGAAGTCAACCAAGTGCCTGGCCAATGGGTTCCATCTGCCATCCATGTAGCTTTCTTTATCTTGACAGCCTCTAAaggttcttcttctttcttgagTCTCTGTTCTTTCATGGCTATAAGTTCTTCCCTAGCATGATAGGCATCAGATCGGCGTCGAATAGAGTCTGGCAGACTATTAATGCGAACCTTAAACTCATCATACTCACGCTTCACACGTCTTCTATCTTTGACGAAGTCACTAAGAACCTTGTTCTTGGTAGGATCTTTCTTCAGATTGAAATAAGTTTCTGGATTTCTAGGTTCAATCCTATGTTTGCGACAGAACGGTACCCATATATTTGCAAAACTTGCTGCTTCTGCCATGGCCTCAAAGGTCAGAAGTGCACCTCCATCATCAGAAACATAGCAAGCAAGCTTTTCGACTGGATAATCAGCTGCTAGTATTGACAAAATGGTATTAGCAGTGACAAGAGGTGGCTCCTTCTCTGGATCTGCAGTAGAAACAAAGACATCGATGCCAGGGAGATCAGACTTTCCCATGGGATTGCTTGGATTAGGTGTCTCAAATTTATCTTTCAAGACATTTAGATCAGTAGCCCGATTTACAGGGCAGAGCTTTGGCAACTGGTCAAGAATCCAAGAAAAGGCGAACCATATTTCACAAACTATAGACATGCCCCAAAGCCAGACAGCATCGTTGTTGGGATGACGAACTCTCCATGCCAAGAAAAACCCAAGAACAACCATTCGGATAGCAATTAGAAGCCTACAAGCATAGATTACATAGCAAGAAAATGTAGATCAGCATATGCACCATCGTCTCTGGAGCATGAGCACAATTGTTAATAAAGAAGCAAACTGCTAAGAGAATTTGAATAGCatcagaagaaaaagaataggCCAGAGAGGACGTTGTACCTGTATGGGCTGATGATGGCGGCTGGAATCTTTAACTTGCGAGTAAGTGGTCTCCATGGCTTGTTCATAAACTCAGAAGGCTCAACAATGTCATCATCCTTACCATTTTCAAAGCCATCCTCCTTTGGCCATATAGCATTGCCATAACCGTACGTGGCCTTCGTCTCAAACAGCCAACGATTGTGATCAAAATCTCCTGTCTGGTTCCTCATCAGAAATGACTTTGATGATTTCATCAAGGACAACCTCCTCTCCGTTTTTGACATCCCAGATGGTGGTGGAAGCTGCGGCAGTGATCTCCAATTCTCCAAAGCTTCGTTCAAATCAGTAGTTTTGTATTGCTCCTTGCACCCGGGACAAATACCCTCTCCTGTCTTAAGCACATCTATGTAACAGTCTCGGCATATCTTGAAATCACACTCACACGGGAGGATGTCATTTCCCCTCTCGTCGCTCATCACCTTGCCATCACATCCATTAATGGCACAAGAAGACCCTTTCACGCCCGCCATCTGTGGATGGTTAGGATCCGAATCAATGACTTTATCCATCAAATGAGCCCGTGTTATGCTGTTATATCCACCAGTAAAGAGTGAACTAGACACGTATTGCTCTTCAACCTTCTGTGAGACAGGGTTACTAGGCTGGTTATCAGGGGTCGGCGGTATATGCACCGTGTAGTTCAGATAATCGCTGCTGCCAAGTTCGCTATCAAGATCATCCCTTGAAAAGTTGACATAACGGCCCGATGAGGTCCTCCGAGCAAACGTTACACGTGCTTGTGGAGGCAGCGGTGGCTTCCCATTCTGAGAATCCAGCACATCGGATGCTGTCGATAGATCCGATATGCTGGCCTTAAATGATTTGGATGCCATTTTCAGAGATTCCACTCTCAATATACGAACAATTCGAccctgaaaatatatatatatataaatatatgcttAAATGAGTCTGACTTCTAAGTTCTGCATTCTCTAAACATAAGTGAATTGGATTCAACAATGGAAAGTGTCATCTGTAAACTATAAGGGactcttaatttttatcaGGGCCTCAATGATAATGCTTCAAAACAATCATCAAATCGGAGgtcgaaaaaattaaaaattcacaCAAGAACTGAATAATGCAGCTCAGTGACAATACACCAAGTTCAAATAAACACCTCTACAGCATCCAAGGTACTCACAgcccacacacacaaccaaAAGAATCTCAAAATCCAGTTTTGATTGCGAGATCTTTGATAAAAACCTTGAAAAGCAGACTTTAAGGTAAAAGAGTAGCTGAATAACAAGATACACATAACAACTAAGGTAAGATCATCATCTGTTAAAGATCATTCTTTCAgcaaaatatagttaaaaaaatacaagggatTGATGTCATACAAAGATCATTAACAGACTGCAAtggatatatatttgatgcaaGAACTAAGTGTCGTGTCATACCTCAAAGAGGGCAAAGACAAACGTCTAGGAGTTTAATGCGTCGGCCCGCCACCTCGTCTGAagccttttctctctctctgtgtctTGTAGAACAAAAGGTTGTGTATTATATAGATTATAGCGTGCAGTCCGTATTTGAATTTCGCAGAATGCGTGTGGGTGTTGTTGGTGGTGTTTATATCTACTGTTGACAGGCGGGCTTTTGCTGTACAAATATTTCGACTGGGAGTTACAGTTGTAACTCAAAGCCTTTCCGCTTTCGGACACTAttgtccctttttttttattttaattgtattttttatttcaaattatccTATATTCTATGAATAACAGTAAATAATTCATGTTTCTGAGTTGAAACAtgtaaaaaaagaactatCTACTCATAAAAGTCAGGTTGCGACACCACTGTGTCAATTAATTATGTTCtgctaataattattgtaagttagtttctttttttagataaaacaTACTATATGTTGGTTtatgttcttttatttatatttatagtatattttaaaatacaaaaaattatttataatatacatacaaGGATTAACTAAAACAAAGACACGGTACATTTTTGGTTCTCTGTTTTTGGATGGAAAACACattcactatgtttgttttttattctGGTCCATCTTTGAAATGGGCTTAACATACACCATGTTTTGgcttgttttttatttacaagTTTTAGGtatattttgcattattttaaaatagtattttgattatttttttatccaaaaaatacaactaattatatatattttcatacatatatatataaatatatataaaagagacatgatttgacaatgaacagtactttttgtctcccTACTAcccaacattaaacataccatacttattttatattatcttcaaaaaaaaatccaacatacacactatttctaacttatacttatttatttttatttttcctctctctatctccacaaaacaccccaaaacaagttaaaaacaaaaccaaacattatgattGGATTTTGAGTATGCGTCATGCAAGAGCCAAACTTTTTAAGTAGTGATgattagttttaaaatttaacacaccAACTAATTGATGCACATTATACAGATTGCATATGCACGCACACTCTATCGTATTGTATGCAGACATAATTATCTATCGAGTCTtgtacatgatttttttttatctaactCTAATaccatattaaattatcaaattatttaaaagtttaaatagttaaaaaaagaatcatttaatatttaatatgtgtGAGAGAGACCAAACATTCAATCAAGGTTATGATTATTGAGAATAGCGGCAGCGGTAGTTGGCATTGGAAATGGAAGAAAGTTGGTAGTAATTAAGGCGGAATGAGCGGCAAGTTAAAGGGTAACATTAACGACAACAGCAGTGTCGGGGTAGAAGAATTAGGGCGTCAATGCATAATTCGTCGCTGGCATAAGAGTACATACATGTGAGTAAGATCGTGTCCGAATGAATGAAACgatatattcatataatgCA
The window above is part of the Sesamum indicum cultivar Zhongzhi No. 13 linkage group LG7, S_indicum_v1.0, whole genome shotgun sequence genome. Proteins encoded here:
- the LOC105166824 gene encoding cellulose synthase-like protein D3; this encodes MASKSFKASISDLSTASDVLDSQNGKPPLPPQARVTFARRTSSGRYVNFSRDDLDSELGSSDYLNYTVHIPPTPDNQPSNPVSQKVEEQYVSSSLFTGGYNSITRAHLMDKVIDSDPNHPQMAGVKGSSCAINGCDGKVMSDERGNDILPCECDFKICRDCYIDVLKTGEGICPGCKEQYKTTDLNEALENWRSLPQLPPPSGMSKTERRLSLMKSSKSFLMRNQTGDFDHNRWLFETKATYGYGNAIWPKEDGFENGKDDDIVEPSEFMNKPWRPLTRKLKIPAAIISPYRLLIAIRMVVLGFFLAWRVRHPNNDAVWLWGMSIVCEIWFAFSWILDQLPKLCPVNRATDLNVLKDKFETPNPSNPMGKSDLPGIDVFVSTADPEKEPPLVTANTILSILAADYPVEKLACYVSDDGGALLTFEAMAEAASFANIWVPFCRKHRIEPRNPETYFNLKKDPTKNKVLSDFVKDRRRVKREYDEFKVRINSLPDSIRRRSDAYHAREELIAMKEQRLKKEEEPLEAVKIKKATWMADGTHWPGTWLTSAADHSKGDHAGIIQVMLKPPSDEPLCGIGEEYSVIDVSSVDIRLPMLVYVSREKRPGYDHNKKAGAMNALVRASAIMSNGPFILNLDCDHYIYNSQAMREGMCFMMDRGGDRICYVQFPQRFEGIDPSDRYANRNTVFFDGNMRALDGLQGPVYVGTGCLFRRIALYGFDPPRAKEHSAGFCSCCFGHRKKHAAIANTPEENRALRMGDSDDEEMNLSLAPKMFGNSNLLIDSIPVAEFQGRPLADHPSVKNGRLPGALTIPREPLDASTIAEAISVISCWYEDKTEWGQRVGWIYGSVTEDVVTGYRMHNRGWKSVYCVTKRDAFRGTAPINLTDRLHQVLRWATGSVEIFFSRNNAFLASSRMKVLQRIAYLNVGIYPFTSVFLIVYCFLPALSLFSGQFIVQTLNVTFLIYLLIITMTLCALAVLEVKWSGIELEEWWRNEQFWLIGGTSAHLAAVFQGLLKVIAGVEISFTLTSKSAGDDEDDDFADLYMVKWTSLMIPPIVIIMVNLIAIAVGVSRTIYSVIPQWSRLLGGVFFSFWVLAHLYPFAKGLMGRRGRTPTIVYVWSGLIAITISLLWVAINPPSGANQNQIGGSFQFP